CCGACCTTGAGCGCAAGGACTCTGGTGACGTCGAGGCGGCGGAGGCTCCAGCCGGGGAGGCCACGGAAACGGTGGATCTTCCGAAGCTGGCGGCGCACCAGCCCGCACGTGTTCTCCTTGATCTCGTCGACGGCAGCCGTGAGGACACCGGTGCGCAGCGCATCGTCCCCGTCGAGCGCTCCAGCGGCCTCCAGCCGAAAGTATGCATCCATCTCCGGCACGCCGATAGCCCTCCTGATCCCGCGGGAGTAATCCGCGTCAGGACTGTAAAACTCCCGCACCTCGGCGACGAGCCCCTGCTCCACCATGCAGTCGACGCGATCGCGGACGTACTGGTCCAGCACCGTCAGGTCGGCGTCCACCCAGAGGAAGCAGATGTCGTACCGCGCGCGGAATGcccggtcgccgccgccgtccagCAGCGCCTCGAGGTACCTGTTGGAGCCTCCGGCCAGGACCGGCACGCGACCCCTCGCGACGACAGACTCGACGGCGCGCGTGACGTCGCGGCAGAAGTCGGAGACGGAGTAGTCGGCGTCCGGGTGCACCCCGCCGATGAGGTGGTGTGGCACGCCGGCCTGCTCGCGGGCGGTGGCCTTGTTGGTGACGACGTCGAGGCCGTCGTGCACCTGGACCTTGTCGGTGTTCACGACCTCGCCGCCGAACCGCAGCGCGAGGTCGACCGCCAGCTTGGACTTGCCGGTGGCCGTGGCGCCCATGACCACCACCACCTTGCCTTTCTTCTTCCCGTTACCGTTCGCCATCTTGCTAATGCCCGCCATGCAAACTAACTTTCCTGATGATCGAGACTGAGTGACTGACGGCCTTCTCTCTTTCTTAGTGCACGAACGTCTAAATGAAGATGCAGCAAACCGTGTGAGATGGATCGACGGAAGTTGGAAGGGATGCATGGAGCGATATAAGAAGACGCCTATTTATACAATCTACTTATACAATCGATCGCGCGTAGGT
This region of Lolium perenne isolate Kyuss_39 chromosome 2, Kyuss_2.0, whole genome shotgun sequence genomic DNA includes:
- the LOC127330053 gene encoding adenylate isopentenyltransferase 3, chloroplastic-like, giving the protein MAGISKMANGNGKKKGKVVVVMGATATGKSKLAVDLALRFGGEVVNTDKVQVHDGLDVVTNKATAREQAGVPHHLIGGVHPDADYSVSDFCRDVTRAVESVVARGRVPVLAGGSNRYLEALLDGGGDRAFRARYDICFLWVDADLTVLDQYVRDRVDCMVEQGLVAEVREFYSPDADYSRGIRRAIGVPEMDAYFRLEAAGALDGDDALRTGVLTAAVDEIKENTCGLVRRQLRKIHRFRGLPGWSLRRLDVTRVLALKVGEVDDVEAERAAWEADAVAPATWVVKMFLGGMLLDGGSGDMAAKETVIVAGAGAVAESCGLQLVEAAPSRGFHGRKAAAAV